One genomic region from Phycisphaerae bacterium encodes:
- a CDS encoding patatin-like phospholipase family protein: MPETNAQFFRILSFDGGGIRGIISAVWLDALEYELGGPIREHCDLIAGTSTGSILACAAALGIPAAQIRDLYRRRGRDVFTPLAPRLWNRLLRTLTQGLSAPKYDDRGLREVLESTFGSRRLADLPPTPRLLIPAYNTLARQAVVIKSNSAAFASLPLWEAAKASSSAPTYFPAHVARLGGAEVPLIDGGVVANNPVVCAIAEGLHVCSDRDGGIGLEQFVVGSFGTGQATRPIPAKQAREWGPLEWAVPVLDVLMDGAADAMDYIARQLLREGRYVRLQTELNHACDRMDDVEKGNIVALLRLAERYLDNQGGTDRIMKLAELLRGGAR; encoded by the coding sequence ATGCCGGAAACGAACGCGCAGTTCTTTCGCATCCTCTCGTTTGACGGCGGCGGCATTCGCGGAATCATCTCCGCCGTCTGGCTCGACGCCCTGGAATACGAGCTTGGCGGGCCGATCCGCGAGCACTGCGACCTGATCGCCGGAACCTCCACGGGCAGCATCCTCGCCTGCGCCGCGGCCCTTGGCATTCCCGCCGCGCAGATACGCGATCTCTACCGCCGCCGGGGGCGTGACGTATTCACGCCCCTCGCGCCGCGCCTCTGGAATCGCCTCCTTCGCACGCTTACCCAGGGCCTCAGTGCACCGAAGTACGACGATCGCGGCCTGCGCGAAGTGCTCGAAAGTACTTTCGGATCAAGGCGTCTGGCCGACCTCCCCCCGACGCCGCGGCTTCTGATCCCCGCCTACAACACACTCGCGCGACAGGCCGTCGTGATCAAAAGCAACAGCGCCGCATTCGCTTCGCTTCCTCTGTGGGAGGCGGCCAAGGCGTCCAGCTCCGCACCAACTTACTTCCCGGCGCACGTTGCGCGCCTTGGCGGGGCCGAAGTCCCCCTGATTGACGGCGGCGTCGTGGCCAACAATCCCGTCGTGTGCGCCATCGCCGAGGGTCTTCACGTTTGCAGCGATCGAGATGGCGGCATCGGCCTCGAACAGTTCGTCGTGGGATCATTCGGAACAGGACAGGCGACCCGCCCTATTCCGGCGAAGCAGGCCCGGGAGTGGGGTCCGTTGGAATGGGCCGTGCCCGTGCTCGACGTTCTCATGGACGGCGCTGCGGACGCCATGGACTACATCGCCCGTCAGCTCCTTCGCGAAGGCCGGTACGTTCGCCTTCAGACGGAACTGAACCATGCCTGCGACAGGATGGACGATGTCGAGAAGGGAAATATCGTGGCGCTCCTCCGCCTGGCCGAACGCTATCTGGACAACCAGGGCGGCACGGACAGGATCATGAAGCTCGCCGAACTTCTGCGCGGAGGTGCCCGGTAA
- the gatA gene encoding Asp-tRNA(Asn)/Glu-tRNA(Gln) amidotransferase subunit GatA, with amino-acid sequence MSACESAAEIARAVRSRKRSAEEVTRACLDQIAAHDGVLHAFLSVNSDMALTQARRIDEAIAGGDSAGMLAGVPVAIKDNICATSKPTTCGSKILEHFHSLYDADAVRRLTDAGAILLGKTNLDEFGMGSSTEYGAFGPTCNPWDVKRVPGGSSGGSAAAVATGMVPAALGSDTGGSIRQPASFCGITGLKPTYGRVSRYGLVAYGSSLDQIGPLARSAADVALLLNVIAGHDPRDSTSVNVPVPDYTASLDRPLRGLRIGICDAWFGEGLDREVGGAVLSAVKLMEREGAVVSSIALPDVRHAIAAYYLIVTAEASSNLARYDGVHYGYRTADPRDSFDVYASSRGEGFGEEVKLRIMLGTYALSSGYYDQYYLKALKVRTCVREGFARAFEQVDVIASPVAPTPAFAIGEKTQDPLTMYLNDVYTISANLTGICSLSIPCGFSGGGLPIGLQLMGPAFGEERVLAAGHQYQLQTDHHLQVPSILSNQGAAS; translated from the coding sequence ATGAGCGCGTGTGAATCAGCCGCGGAAATCGCCCGGGCGGTACGGTCGCGCAAGCGATCGGCCGAGGAGGTGACGCGCGCCTGCCTGGATCAGATTGCGGCGCATGACGGGGTGCTGCACGCGTTCCTGTCCGTCAATAGTGACATGGCGCTGACACAAGCTCGGCGAATTGATGAGGCCATTGCGGGGGGGGACTCCGCCGGGATGCTGGCGGGAGTGCCGGTGGCCATCAAGGACAACATCTGCGCGACATCGAAGCCGACGACGTGCGGGTCGAAGATTCTGGAGCATTTCCATTCCCTCTACGACGCGGATGCCGTGCGACGATTAACCGACGCCGGGGCGATCCTCCTGGGGAAGACGAACCTCGATGAATTCGGCATGGGCAGCAGTACGGAGTACGGGGCCTTCGGGCCAACGTGCAACCCCTGGGATGTGAAGCGCGTTCCCGGCGGTTCGTCCGGTGGATCGGCGGCGGCGGTCGCGACGGGAATGGTCCCGGCGGCGCTGGGCAGCGACACCGGCGGCTCGATCCGTCAGCCGGCGTCATTCTGCGGGATTACGGGGCTCAAGCCCACGTACGGCCGGGTCTCACGCTACGGACTGGTCGCCTACGGGAGCAGCCTGGACCAGATCGGTCCGCTCGCGCGCAGCGCGGCCGACGTCGCGCTATTGTTGAACGTCATTGCCGGGCATGACCCGCGGGATTCGACTTCGGTCAATGTGCCGGTTCCGGATTACACCGCTTCTCTGGATCGTCCGCTTCGCGGGCTTCGAATCGGCATTTGCGACGCGTGGTTCGGCGAGGGGCTCGACCGAGAAGTAGGCGGTGCGGTGCTTTCGGCCGTGAAGTTGATGGAGCGCGAGGGTGCGGTCGTTTCGTCCATCGCGCTGCCCGACGTGCGCCATGCGATTGCGGCATATTACCTGATCGTGACGGCCGAGGCCTCGAGCAACCTGGCGCGATACGACGGCGTCCATTACGGATACCGGACGGCCGACCCGCGCGATTCATTCGACGTGTACGCCTCGTCGCGTGGCGAGGGCTTTGGCGAAGAGGTGAAACTGCGGATCATGCTGGGGACGTATGCGCTGTCCAGCGGGTACTACGATCAGTATTACCTGAAGGCGCTCAAGGTGCGGACGTGCGTCCGCGAGGGCTTTGCCCGGGCATTCGAGCAGGTGGACGTGATTGCCTCGCCGGTGGCGCCGACGCCGGCGTTCGCGATCGGAGAGAAGACGCAGGATCCTCTCACCATGTATCTCAATGACGTGTACACGATATCGGCGAATCTCACGGGCATTTGTTCGCTCTCGATTCCCTGCGGGTTCAGCGGCGGGGGATTGCCCATCGGGCTGCAGCTCATGGGGCCGGCATTCGGTGAAGAGCGCGTGCTCGCGGCCGGACACCAGTATCAGCTCCAAACGGACCACCACCTTCAGGTTCCTTCGATCCTGTCGAACCAGGGTGCGGCATCATGA
- the gatC gene encoding Asp-tRNA(Asn)/Glu-tRNA(Gln) amidotransferase subunit GatC, translating into MSGQLDEAAVRHVAHLARLKITDEEVSRYAKQLSRILEYVALLNEIDTEGVEPTAHPLSLGNVMRDDAEGATLSPEQATANAPQRKDGFFRVPKVLDHSDG; encoded by the coding sequence ATGTCCGGACAGCTTGACGAAGCAGCGGTGCGGCACGTGGCCCACCTGGCGCGGCTGAAGATCACCGACGAGGAGGTTTCGCGCTACGCGAAGCAGTTGTCGCGGATCCTCGAGTACGTGGCGCTGCTCAACGAAATCGACACGGAGGGCGTTGAGCCCACGGCGCATCCGCTGTCGCTGGGCAACGTGATGCGCGACGATGCGGAGGGTGCGACGCTCTCGCCCGAGCAGGCGACAGCCAACGCTCCGCAGCGCAAGGACGGGTTCTTCCGCGTGCCCAAGGTGCTGGATCATTCGGACGGGTGA
- a CDS encoding class I SAM-dependent methyltransferase — protein MNSSAGTILADRASGRTRSECDGHSRRRGVAESLLFAAAIRALRRAAARRAHHVARTTDASRYRAWRAEELERQVRDHFEPRGIEGKDVLDFGCGTGELSRRLASWGAARVVGVDLSAEAIGKAKADHDSSRATFLHADRPDRIPCVDAAFDLICCFDVLEHVQDVPLVVHEWRRVLRPGGRVWIWWSPWRGPYGHHLDSLIPLPWVHLLFSERTLFRVCADVYDHPSFIPRRWDIDPSTGEKKPNKWRRTATFHPFLNKLTRGRFESSLAPAGLHIARCRTNGFSGSRAGRSTRVLLPIPFLGECFVSSYVYELIRV, from the coding sequence ATGAATTCGAGCGCCGGGACCATTCTCGCAGATCGTGCATCCGGGCGGACCCGCTCGGAGTGCGACGGTCACTCGCGCCGTCGCGGTGTGGCGGAGTCGCTGTTGTTTGCAGCGGCGATTCGGGCATTGCGTCGGGCCGCAGCGAGGCGAGCGCATCACGTCGCACGGACGACAGACGCTTCGCGCTACCGGGCATGGCGGGCGGAGGAGTTGGAGCGGCAGGTCCGCGACCATTTTGAACCCCGGGGGATTGAGGGGAAGGACGTCCTGGATTTCGGGTGCGGGACGGGCGAGTTGAGCCGGCGGCTGGCGTCGTGGGGTGCGGCGCGGGTGGTCGGCGTGGATCTGTCGGCCGAGGCGATCGGGAAGGCCAAAGCGGATCATGATTCATCGCGGGCGACGTTTCTTCATGCTGATCGACCCGATCGCATTCCCTGCGTGGATGCGGCGTTTGATCTCATCTGCTGCTTCGATGTTCTGGAGCATGTGCAGGACGTGCCGCTGGTGGTTCACGAGTGGCGTCGTGTACTGCGGCCCGGCGGGCGGGTGTGGATCTGGTGGTCCCCGTGGCGCGGTCCGTACGGGCACCATCTCGACTCGCTGATTCCGCTTCCGTGGGTTCATCTTCTTTTCTCGGAGCGCACGCTCTTTCGCGTTTGCGCGGATGTGTACGATCATCCGTCGTTTATTCCGCGACGATGGGATATCGATCCGTCAACGGGTGAGAAGAAGCCCAACAAGTGGCGGCGGACGGCAACGTTTCATCCATTTCTCAACAAGCTGACGCGGGGGCGGTTCGAGTCGTCGCTGGCGCCGGCCGGTCTGCACATCGCGCGATGCAGGACCAACGGCTTTTCCGGATCGCGGGCGGGCCGGTCGACGCGTGTGCTGCTGCCGATTCCCTTCCTCGGCGAGTGCTTCGTTTCCTCCTACGTATATGAGTTGATCCGAGTCTGA
- a CDS encoding DUF423 domain-containing protein yields the protein MTPRVCVILASLLAGSAVALGAFGAHGLKGRLSTEQLTTFEVGVRYQMYHALGLFAVAWMMTRAPSWATTASAVLLVVGVVLFSGSLYGLTLAGWKWLGPVTPLGGLSMILGWIMLAAAAWRMAP from the coding sequence ATGACTCCGCGCGTGTGTGTCATTCTTGCGTCATTGCTGGCCGGGTCGGCCGTCGCCCTCGGCGCGTTCGGCGCGCACGGATTGAAGGGTCGGCTGAGCACCGAGCAGCTTACGACGTTCGAAGTCGGTGTCCGGTATCAGATGTATCACGCGCTGGGATTGTTCGCGGTGGCGTGGATGATGACGCGCGCTCCATCGTGGGCGACTACGGCGTCGGCCGTGTTGCTCGTCGTCGGCGTTGTGCTGTTTTCGGGAAGCCTGTACGGGCTGACGCTGGCGGGGTGGAAGTGGCTCGGGCCGGTGACGCCGCTTGGCGGACTGTCGATGATTCTGGGCTGGATCATGCTGGCCGCGGCGGCGTGGAGGATGGCGCCCTAG
- a CDS encoding alpha-1,4-glucan--maltose-1-phosphate maltosyltransferase, with amino-acid sequence MATTQKKKSAKTTKEIRDNHRSAREAGAPSAIPPIPFPPNGQQRVVISGVTPEIDAGRFPIKRVVGEEVAVEADAFADGHDQISCWLLVRGPSESQWHEYPMNALGNDRWRGAFRVTAMGTYHYCITAGIDAFRTWRNDLIKRIEAKQDISVDLLIGANHVESAAGRASGEDAARLKILAEAMRNGSDPAVKVEIALSEELSTLAHQYPDREHGTTYPRELRVHVDRPKARFSAWYEMFPRSASPQPGRHGTLRDCEARLDYIAYMGFDVLYLPPIHPIGRKFRKGPNNDPQGGEDAVGSPWGIGAEEGGHDAIHPELGTPEDLRNLMDAASKRGIEIALDIAWQCSPDHPFVKSHPQWFRQRPDGTIQYAENPPKKYQDIYPVNFETTDWQALWTELRRVVRYWIDLGIRIFRVDNPHTKPFPFWEWLIDDIHRDHPDVLFLSEAFTRPKVMYELAKRGFTQSYTYFAWRNVKWEIEQYMTELTRTEVAEYFRPNFWPNTPDILNEYLQTGGRPAFMIRLILAATLTASYGIYGPAFELCEHIPRNPGSEEYLHSEKYEIRQWNLDAPHSLKELIALVNRARREHPALQSNDSLVFHGIDNDRILLYSKSHAESQDRLLMAVNLDPYHAASGWTQLDLGALGLDPGASYQVHDLLTDQWFTWSGDRNYILLDPHTMPAHMLRIQPRPRSERDYEQYK; translated from the coding sequence ATGGCCACGACCCAAAAGAAAAAATCAGCCAAGACAACGAAAGAAATCCGGGACAATCATCGGTCCGCTCGCGAGGCCGGAGCGCCGAGTGCGATCCCGCCGATTCCATTCCCGCCCAACGGACAACAGCGTGTGGTCATTTCGGGCGTCACACCGGAGATCGACGCCGGGCGGTTCCCCATCAAGCGCGTCGTGGGCGAGGAGGTCGCCGTCGAGGCGGACGCATTCGCGGACGGACACGACCAGATTTCGTGCTGGCTCCTGGTTCGCGGCCCATCGGAGTCGCAGTGGCACGAATATCCCATGAACGCGCTGGGCAACGACCGCTGGCGCGGCGCGTTCCGCGTGACCGCGATGGGGACGTATCATTATTGCATCACCGCGGGCATCGACGCATTCCGCACCTGGCGCAACGACCTGATCAAGCGAATCGAGGCGAAGCAGGATATCTCCGTGGATCTCCTGATCGGCGCCAACCATGTCGAGAGCGCGGCCGGGCGCGCTTCCGGCGAAGACGCAGCCCGTCTGAAAATCCTGGCGGAGGCCATGCGAAACGGGTCCGACCCGGCCGTGAAGGTGGAGATCGCCCTGAGTGAGGAACTCTCCACGCTCGCCCACCAGTACCCTGACCGCGAGCACGGCACCACCTACCCGCGTGAATTGCGGGTCCACGTGGACCGCCCCAAGGCGCGGTTCTCGGCCTGGTACGAGATGTTTCCGCGCTCCGCTTCGCCGCAGCCGGGTCGACACGGCACACTGCGCGATTGCGAAGCGCGACTGGACTACATCGCCTACATGGGATTCGACGTACTCTATCTCCCGCCCATTCACCCCATCGGCCGCAAGTTCCGCAAGGGCCCCAACAACGACCCGCAGGGTGGAGAGGACGCCGTGGGTAGTCCATGGGGAATCGGCGCGGAGGAAGGGGGACATGACGCGATCCATCCCGAACTGGGAACGCCGGAGGATCTGCGAAATCTCATGGACGCGGCGTCGAAGCGCGGCATTGAGATCGCGCTGGATATCGCGTGGCAGTGCTCGCCGGACCACCCCTTTGTGAAGTCGCATCCGCAGTGGTTCCGGCAGCGTCCGGACGGCACGATCCAGTATGCGGAGAACCCCCCCAAGAAGTATCAGGACATTTACCCCGTCAATTTCGAGACGACGGACTGGCAGGCATTGTGGACGGAATTGCGCCGCGTGGTGCGGTATTGGATTGACCTGGGCATCCGCATCTTCCGGGTGGACAACCCTCACACGAAGCCGTTCCCCTTCTGGGAGTGGCTGATCGACGACATCCACCGCGATCATCCCGACGTCCTGTTCCTGTCCGAGGCATTCACACGCCCCAAGGTGATGTACGAACTGGCCAAGCGCGGATTCACCCAGTCGTATACGTATTTCGCCTGGCGGAATGTCAAATGGGAAATCGAACAGTACATGACAGAGTTGACGCGGACGGAAGTCGCGGAGTATTTCCGCCCCAACTTCTGGCCGAACACGCCGGACATTCTCAACGAGTATCTTCAAACGGGCGGGCGCCCGGCGTTCATGATCCGCCTGATCCTCGCGGCGACGCTGACGGCCAGCTACGGCATCTACGGACCGGCGTTCGAGCTCTGCGAGCACATTCCCCGGAATCCGGGCAGCGAGGAATACCTGCACTCCGAGAAATACGAAATCCGGCAGTGGAATCTCGACGCCCCGCACAGCCTCAAGGAGCTCATCGCCCTGGTGAATCGGGCGCGGCGGGAGCATCCCGCGCTGCAATCGAATGATTCGCTCGTATTCCACGGCATCGATAACGATCGGATTCTGCTGTACAGCAAATCGCATGCGGAATCGCAGGACCGGCTGCTCATGGCCGTGAACCTCGATCCCTACCATGCCGCGTCAGGCTGGACGCAGCTCGACCTGGGTGCCCTGGGGCTGGACCCCGGTGCATCCTACCAGGTCCATGATCTGCTGACGGATCAGTGGTTCACGTGGAGCGGAGACCGCAATTACATTCTGCTCGATCCGCACACGATGCCGGCGCACATGCTGCGCATTCAGCCGCGTCCGCGGAGTGAGCGGGACTACGAGCAATATAAGTAA
- the polA gene encoding DNA polymerase I — protein MAQSLYIIDGHAQIYRAFYAPFRELTSPAGEPTRATFVFCQMLFNILRNKRPDYLCMVMDVSDETVFRRDIYPEYKANREPPPEALPVQADRIVSIVRALDIPLYTLPGFEADDLIATICEQTRGRDLDVYIVSKDKDLEQLLSDRVRLYDANADTTIDAAGLLASKGYPPQLAVEVQCLAGDTVDNIPGVDGVGVKTAAKLVQRYGSARAVVEHADELTPKQSERVRAFGPNLEKTRRLVELRRDVQFPFELEACRASRIQVAAVRPIFAELAFGRLTEALDALDPNASLYPAGEPALPSPTSADAGTTAATIATVSAPGAPPGNYVLVDTPESFARFVGELAAQREFAFDTETTSTQPVDAALVGLSFAWHSGKAWFLPVRAGGGGVLPEAEVVAVLKPVFENPQIRKSGQNIKFDALVLRALGIHVAGIAFDTMIAAFLLDPSRRSFSLDGLVRAHFQHEMIPITDLIGKGRDQLTMDMIDTQRLCTYAAEDADFTWRLKEVFEPQIAGSHVEKLFHEVEMPLVDVLTAMEFNGIALDTKLLAELSRDMGDRLFALQRDIHRAAGREFNVDSTKQLAEVLFDDQGLKVQRRTKTGRSTDADTLTALAAASDNPIPRLVLEYRELAKLRSTYVETLPKMVSKRTGRIHTSFHQTGAITGRLSSSDPNLQNIPIRTETGRQIRRAFIAGSPEQLILTIDYSQIELRLLAHFCEDRNLITAFEQGQDIHRAVAAQVNGVTPEAVTSEQRARAKAVNFGIVYGQTAFGLARGLGISQTEARDFINRYFQRYPGIRSFIDHCVDEARSKGYAETLFGRRRPIPELHSRNRGQVSLGERLAVNTVVQGSAADLIKKAMIDVDRALRGGESRAKMLLQVHDELVFETPRASVEQDAALIRGLMESAVPLRVPLLADAAWGDNWAEGK, from the coding sequence ATGGCGCAATCACTTTACATCATTGACGGCCACGCCCAGATTTACCGCGCCTTCTACGCCCCCTTTCGCGAACTGACCAGCCCCGCCGGCGAACCCACGCGGGCCACGTTCGTGTTCTGCCAGATGCTGTTCAACATTCTTCGAAACAAGCGGCCTGATTATCTCTGCATGGTCATGGATGTGAGTGACGAGACGGTCTTTCGCCGCGACATCTATCCCGAGTACAAGGCCAACCGGGAGCCGCCGCCGGAGGCCCTGCCGGTGCAGGCGGACCGCATCGTCTCCATCGTTCGCGCCCTGGACATTCCTCTTTATACACTGCCCGGCTTCGAAGCCGACGATCTCATCGCCACCATCTGCGAGCAGACCCGCGGGCGCGATCTCGACGTCTACATCGTGAGCAAGGACAAGGACCTGGAGCAACTGCTCTCCGATCGCGTTCGCCTGTACGACGCCAACGCCGACACGACCATTGATGCGGCCGGTCTACTTGCGTCCAAGGGTTACCCACCGCAGCTGGCCGTGGAGGTTCAGTGCCTTGCCGGTGACACCGTGGACAACATCCCCGGGGTCGATGGAGTCGGCGTCAAGACCGCCGCAAAGCTCGTGCAGCGGTACGGTTCCGCGCGGGCCGTTGTCGAGCACGCCGACGAACTCACGCCCAAGCAGAGCGAACGGGTCCGCGCGTTCGGTCCGAACCTCGAAAAGACGCGCCGGCTCGTGGAACTCCGCCGCGATGTGCAGTTCCCTTTCGAGCTGGAGGCGTGTCGCGCGAGCCGCATCCAGGTCGCCGCCGTACGGCCGATCTTCGCCGAACTCGCCTTCGGTCGATTGACGGAAGCGCTCGACGCGCTGGATCCCAACGCGTCACTCTACCCTGCGGGGGAGCCCGCGTTGCCGTCGCCGACGAGTGCCGATGCCGGAACGACGGCGGCCACGATCGCCACGGTTTCCGCGCCCGGCGCACCGCCCGGCAACTATGTACTCGTGGACACGCCCGAGAGCTTCGCCCGGTTCGTCGGGGAGCTCGCCGCGCAGCGGGAGTTCGCCTTCGACACGGAGACGACATCGACGCAGCCGGTCGATGCCGCGCTGGTGGGACTGTCATTTGCCTGGCACTCCGGAAAGGCCTGGTTCCTGCCCGTTCGCGCGGGCGGCGGCGGCGTCCTGCCGGAGGCGGAGGTCGTTGCGGTGCTCAAGCCTGTCTTTGAGAATCCCCAAATCCGCAAGTCCGGCCAGAACATCAAGTTTGACGCGCTTGTCCTCCGCGCCCTGGGCATTCATGTTGCCGGCATCGCCTTCGATACGATGATCGCCGCGTTTCTGCTCGATCCGTCGCGCCGTTCCTTCTCTCTCGACGGCCTGGTTCGCGCCCATTTCCAGCACGAGATGATCCCCATCACCGACCTGATCGGGAAAGGGCGTGATCAGCTCACCATGGACATGATCGACACGCAGCGGCTCTGCACCTACGCGGCCGAGGACGCGGATTTCACCTGGCGGCTCAAGGAGGTCTTCGAGCCGCAAATCGCCGGCAGCCACGTCGAAAAGCTGTTCCATGAAGTCGAAATGCCGCTGGTCGATGTGCTCACCGCGATGGAGTTCAACGGTATCGCCCTCGACACGAAGCTGCTCGCCGAACTCAGCCGCGACATGGGCGACCGCCTCTTTGCGCTCCAGCGGGACATTCATCGCGCGGCCGGGCGCGAGTTCAACGTCGATTCCACGAAACAACTCGCCGAGGTGCTCTTCGACGACCAGGGACTGAAGGTCCAGCGGCGCACGAAGACCGGCCGCAGCACCGACGCGGACACGCTGACGGCACTGGCCGCCGCGTCCGACAATCCAATTCCTCGCCTTGTCCTCGAATACCGCGAACTGGCGAAGCTGCGGAGCACGTATGTCGAGACGCTGCCGAAGATGGTGTCCAAGCGAACGGGGCGCATCCACACGTCATTCCACCAGACGGGCGCGATCACGGGGCGGCTGTCGTCGAGTGACCCCAACCTTCAGAACATTCCCATCCGCACGGAAACGGGACGGCAGATTCGCCGCGCCTTCATTGCGGGTTCGCCCGAACAGTTGATCCTCACGATTGACTACTCGCAGATCGAGCTCCGGCTGCTCGCCCATTTCTGCGAAGACCGCAATCTGATTACCGCGTTCGAGCAGGGGCAGGATATCCACCGTGCGGTGGCCGCCCAGGTCAACGGCGTGACGCCCGAGGCGGTGACCTCCGAGCAACGGGCCCGGGCCAAGGCGGTCAACTTCGGCATCGTCTACGGCCAGACCGCGTTCGGTTTGGCTCGCGGGCTGGGTATCTCCCAGACGGAAGCGCGCGATTTCATCAACCGCTATTTTCAGCGCTATCCCGGCATCCGCTCGTTCATCGATCACTGCGTTGACGAGGCGCGCTCGAAGGGCTACGCCGAGACGCTCTTCGGCAGGCGGCGACCCATTCCCGAGTTGCACTCCCGCAACCGGGGGCAGGTATCCCTCGGGGAGCGCCTGGCGGTGAACACCGTCGTCCAGGGTTCCGCGGCCGACCTCATCAAGAAGGCCATGATCGACGTGGATCGCGCTTTGCGGGGCGGAGAATCGCGGGCGAAAATGCTGCTTCAGGTACATGATGAACTTGTCTTCGAGACACCCCGGGCCAGTGTGGAGCAGGATGCGGCGTTGATCCGCGGGCTGATGGAGTCGGCCGTTCCCCTTCGCGTACCGCTGCTGGCCGATGCCGCCTGGGGCGACAACTGGGCGGAAGGGAAGTGA
- the folE gene encoding GTP cyclohydrolase I FolE: MDQQRIESAVREILIGVGEDPDREGLRDTPARVARMYNELFAGLTRDPAEHLKTSFTEKYDELVVLRDIAFNSMCEHHLMPFEGKAHVAYLPDGQVIGISKLARVVEDFALRPQVQERMTSQIADLLVSALHARGVAVVLEATHTCMTCRGVRKAGSVMVTSAIRGVCRSDARTRSEVMALLHK; this comes from the coding sequence ATGGACCAGCAGCGCATCGAATCTGCCGTTCGCGAGATTCTCATCGGCGTGGGAGAGGATCCGGACCGCGAAGGGCTTCGTGACACCCCGGCGCGTGTTGCCCGAATGTACAATGAACTCTTCGCCGGCTTGACCCGGGATCCCGCCGAACATCTCAAGACCAGCTTCACCGAAAAGTACGACGAGCTCGTCGTGCTCCGCGACATCGCCTTCAACTCCATGTGCGAGCACCACCTCATGCCCTTCGAGGGCAAAGCCCATGTAGCCTATCTTCCCGACGGCCAGGTTATCGGGATTTCCAAGCTCGCTCGCGTGGTCGAGGACTTCGCCCTCCGCCCCCAGGTCCAGGAGCGCATGACCTCCCAGATTGCCGATCTCCTCGTATCCGCATTGCACGCCAGGGGCGTCGCCGTCGTCCTCGAGGCCACCCACACCTGCATGACCTGTCGCGGTGTGCGAAAGGCCGGCAGCGTCATGGTCACCTCCGCGATCCGGGGCGTCTGCCGCAGCGACGCACGCACCCGAAGCGAAGTGATGGCCTTGCTGCACAAGTAA
- a CDS encoding transglutaminase domain-containing protein, which translates to MAGTTLPQRYPRRRMIPALRSASILLPLVLASICYCSFRADQAQIAQYARRTTSGMHDPANRVLALLWRIHTELPTRHNTAGFLLPSLGATSAQVLQSGGDCADKSRLLVALLRSLNIPASPVMSFDPRTNRPAHTFVEARPTGMQAMLVDPTYALSFPRPDGGYYGLLDIRRDPAIVDRQLASSRVEGPEYRAVSDYYLRPAAPYESGSTFNWNRGALPRAARSALFPLFGERLYTWPRPIFLEEPKLLIATWLLAATFVAAAVNVFITLRGMWSRAEFRRSSDSVSSSKSVSALTPEALPEGL; encoded by the coding sequence ATGGCCGGGACAACGCTGCCACAGCGATACCCACGTCGGCGCATGATTCCCGCGCTGCGCTCCGCGAGCATCCTGCTCCCGCTCGTCCTGGCCTCGATCTGCTACTGCTCCTTTCGTGCGGATCAGGCGCAAATCGCACAATACGCCCGCCGGACAACCTCCGGCATGCACGACCCCGCGAACAGGGTCCTGGCCTTGCTCTGGCGAATCCACACCGAGCTCCCCACGAGGCACAACACCGCGGGTTTCCTCTTGCCCTCGCTCGGTGCCACGTCCGCACAGGTTCTGCAATCCGGGGGCGACTGCGCCGACAAGTCCCGCCTGCTCGTCGCGTTGCTCCGCTCGCTCAACATCCCCGCCTCACCCGTCATGAGCTTCGACCCCCGCACCAACCGCCCGGCGCACACCTTCGTTGAAGCCCGCCCAACCGGAATGCAGGCGATGCTCGTCGATCCGACATATGCCCTGTCCTTTCCCCGTCCCGACGGCGGCTACTACGGCCTGCTCGACATCCGCCGCGATCCCGCCATCGTCGACAGGCAACTGGCCTCTTCCCGCGTGGAAGGTCCGGAGTATCGCGCCGTTTCCGACTACTACCTCCGCCCGGCCGCGCCCTACGAAAGCGGTTCCACTTTCAACTGGAATCGAGGCGCATTGCCCCGCGCCGCCCGCTCCGCTCTGTTTCCCCTTTTCGGCGAGCGCCTCTACACGTGGCCCCGCCCCATCTTCCTCGAAGAGCCCAAGCTCCTGATCGCGACGTGGCTGCTCGCAGCGACCTTTGTCGCAGCCGCCGTGAATGTCTTCATCACCCTGCGCGGAATGTGGTCGCGGGCCGAGTTCCGCCGATCGTCGGACTCGGTATCCAGTTCGAAAAGCGTGTCCGCGCTGACCCCGGAAGCTCTGCCGGAGGGTCTATAA